The following coding sequences lie in one candidate division KSB1 bacterium genomic window:
- a CDS encoding SRPBCC family protein: MLLRREFIVELPVKDAWQHLSNVEKWPTWAKHIKQVKLRAGSPLNPKSQGVIYLSNGIKSAFTMVEFNPYNNWKWGGRFLWLAVHYDHIFEEVDARSTKLTWVIEADGMGVSFFGKLFAKIYKKNLENAIPALIEEMKASKGGTV, from the coding sequence ATGCTGCTTCGACGAGAGTTCATAGTTGAGTTGCCAGTTAAAGACGCCTGGCAGCATTTGTCAAATGTCGAGAAATGGCCGACCTGGGCTAAGCACATCAAGCAGGTGAAACTCCGGGCTGGAAGTCCATTGAACCCAAAGTCGCAAGGCGTCATTTATCTGAGCAATGGCATCAAATCTGCCTTCACCATGGTCGAATTCAACCCATATAATAATTGGAAGTGGGGAGGGCGTTTCCTGTGGTTAGCCGTCCATTACGACCACATCTTTGAGGAGGTTGATGCACGCAGCACTAAACTTACCTGGGTAATTGAGGCCGATGGCATGGGCGTCTCTTTCTTCGGAAAGTTGTTTGCTAAAATTTATAAGAAGAATCTAGAGAACGCGATTCCTGCATTGATAGAGGAAATGAAGGCAAGCAAGGGCGGGACTGTTTAA
- a CDS encoding tetratricopeptide repeat protein has translation MSEVRRILSTSFISLLLMIWGLFMVCSGRVPTVAYDDEFANSKNGYSESENSDLITQFAILDQEATKLEDLQRREILAALGIGPSSADMSAAEQDFLSEELFLDLEVEIAELEKLSGSRNSMLDSLRLEMQEADHQLAALSNLFDVPKGSDFNFASTNQTAPRLKSNSEYAQYYQDALDDVYGKRFDLAIVKFQELLRQSDSDNLADNAQYWIAESNYALGNYQVAIAEFERVFAFENNNKTDDAQFMIGIAYLKAGDPRLAQLELSNLLAFYQDSEYIARAEREFLGLNI, from the coding sequence ATGTCCGAAGTAAGAAGAATCTTAAGCACCTCATTTATTTCACTTCTTTTAATGATTTGGGGATTATTTATGGTGTGCAGCGGACGCGTACCAACTGTCGCTTATGACGACGAATTTGCCAACTCAAAAAACGGTTATAGCGAATCTGAAAACTCGGATTTAATAACGCAATTTGCGATTTTAGATCAGGAGGCAACAAAACTAGAAGATCTTCAAAGACGGGAAATATTGGCAGCTCTTGGTATTGGTCCCTCCAGCGCCGACATGAGCGCCGCTGAGCAAGACTTTCTGAGTGAAGAACTCTTTTTGGACTTGGAAGTTGAAATAGCTGAGTTAGAAAAACTTTCAGGCTCCAGAAACTCGATGCTCGATAGTTTACGCCTGGAAATGCAAGAAGCCGACCATCAGCTCGCGGCGCTCAGTAACCTTTTTGACGTACCTAAAGGAAGCGACTTTAACTTCGCTTCCACAAATCAAACTGCTCCTCGCCTGAAAAGTAATTCCGAGTATGCACAATATTACCAGGACGCCCTTGATGATGTCTACGGGAAAAGGTTTGATCTGGCTATTGTAAAATTTCAGGAATTGCTGCGTCAGAGCGACTCGGATAATTTGGCTGACAACGCTCAGTACTGGATTGCAGAGAGCAATTATGCTTTGGGAAATTACCAAGTGGCCATTGCTGAGTTCGAGAGAGTTTTCGCTTTTGAAAACAATAATAAGACTGATGACGCTCAATTTATGATCGGGATCGCTTATCTTAAAGCCGGAGATCCCCGCCTCGCACAACTTGAGTTGAGTAATTTGTTGGCTTTTTACCAAGATAGTGAATATATTGCCAGAGCCGAACGTGAGTTCCTGGGTTTGAATATTTAG
- a CDS encoding tyrosine-type recombinase/integrase gives MLLDRKAEIEYFDPDEHIIPFIRDTLTAYLSRAKKKAGIDKKGAVHILRHTASTKLLSNSQNIRYAQELLGHKDISTTQIYTPVTKEEPDKAVKQAFS, from the coding sequence ATGCTGCTGGACCGGAAAGCGGAAATTGAATATTTCGACCCGGATGAACATATAATCCCATTTATTCGGGACACTCTCACCGCTTATTTGAGCCGGGCTAAAAAGAAAGCTGGAATCGACAAGAAGGGGGCTGTTCACATTTTAAGACATACGGCGTCGACGAAGCTTTTGAGTAATTCTCAGAATATCCGCTATGCTCAGGAACTCCTGGGACATAAAGACATCAGTACAACACAAATTTATACGCCTGTCACCAAAGAGGAACCGGATAAGGCTGTGAAGCAAGCATTTTCTTAA